The genomic DNA CCCACTTTCCCCTCTTTTGCTGAAAAAACTATTTTAATTTCATCTATGTAGACTATCCCAAAAAATGGCAGCTTTGGGGGATTCCTATAGAATTCTGATGTGTCTGATAGAGTTTGGACTTTGTTTTTCTCGCTTGCAGTCGTGTCTGCTATTTTGTTCTGCCTCTGGTATGCACATGGTGGGGGAGAGCCAAAGTAACAAACCCCTCTcatcccatccccctctccatgGGTAAGACTATGCCTTATAGGAATACCAAAACAATCTCTCTCCTGCCAGGACAGACGGCAGTAGAAAAGCCACCTGTGTACCTTTATTTCGTATGCTTGTTTGTTTAATCGTCCGTTCATTTAGAGCCTTTATTTCTGACATAACACATTCGTCAAATCAATCacaatcaaatgttattgtcacatgcttcgtaaacaggtgtagactaacagtgaaacgctgaCTTATGGGCCCTTACCAACAATACAgaatacaataaataaataaacaaaacaagtaataataacaataacatttaaaatatagtaacacaaggaataaatacataatGAGCAATGATAGCGTGGCTATATAACTGGAGTACCAGTATGATGCTCACTTTGCTCATTTCCAAAAACAAGTATTTGAAAGATCTCCAAAGACGTACCTCCTACATTTGCACTTGTTGCTATTAACAATGAATAGATTTGCAATCATAGACTGATCAGTTATGTTAGTGTGAACAAGCATTTCAGTAGTCTCTTCAATAGTGCTTCAAATCTGTGAATAAACTAGAGCCTCACTTTGCCATACAATCTGAATGTTAGTGATTATGCGAGCACGGTAGGCTCTATTTCTTTGTCAGCCCACTCCAAAGACTGTTCATTCACCGCCACAAAAATGGTAACTGCAAGTTTATCCGCCAGTGGCATGCCAGTAGCCACTCAGGGAAAGTTTGTTGTCGTGGACATAAACAAGTAAATGATCCACTCCTTAGGCTACTTTGATTCTAAAAGATGAGACAAGATTGTCATTTTCTCTGCTTAAATTGCACAGTTTCTAAATGAGAATGCAGCCTACTGTATGGGTGTTGGTTGGGGAATGGGATGGCCTGGTGGAATTATAAAAAATGAACAACTTCATGGCATTTTGGATGGTTAAAAAAAGTTTGTCTTGTTTATTTCCTTCCAGTCCATATTAAATCCGTTTCCTAGGAGACCCTCATAATGGAAATGtggatactctctcccagttaaGGTAGCACTGCTCTTCACCCGAATGAGACCTCAAACTGACCGAGAAAGGTTTCAGAGATTGATTATAAGTTAACTGTAAATGAAGCCATAAGTGACTGACATTGGTCAGATTTAAGTATCTGTCTTTATCAACCAATGGGACAGCCACACTGTAGATTTAATGAATGTTTCATCATTCACATAGAACACCATAGTCTCAAACAATCCTCTTCATGCTTGTGATGTGATCAAAGCCTCTCTCTAACCTGACCATTATAGGGCAGTGCATTAGATGTAATGCTTCAACAGCCTACCTCCTGCTGGTTGAAATGACAATGGATGTTTTGTTTTTGGCCTGTGCTGTATGAATGAGGGGAGCTCCATGTTCCCCCATCGTTCTCTCTGAGTGAAGCATTGGGCCTCCTTAAAACCCACAGCAACATGGCTGTCTGAGAATGAGTCTGGGAGAGACCAGGACCACACACAGAGCACGTGGGCCCCTCACTGGAGCGCCCGGCCaaatctctctcgctttctctgcgcacacacccacacaccagaagagagagacagactcatcTACAGGTCAGTTATTACACCAGAGAGAAAAGTGCCAATGTGACTTGTCATTTCATAATGGTCTGTGTAACAGAATGTCCCCTGGAATACATATTAGTAGTAGGGACTGTGCCTaagtcctgtgtgttaatgaaCCTGAGACTTCCTACAGAACATACTGTCGCTGATGTCTCAACGCCTGCCTCTGAATAACTTTCCCCATAACActgacattatgaacacctgGCCTGTAGGCCTATAATGTTCAAGTTCATGCAATTAGTTAAAACAACTGCAGGGCCATGTGCACAAAGCCAAAAGGTGTATGGAGAAGAAGTGCTTCACATGCAGGATTGTGTGTGCTCCCAAGCCCAGGCACATCAGATTTCAGGCCAGGAATGCATCTAAGCTCAGGTTTTCATTCGCCAAACAGGGTTGAGAGGAACCATTTTAATGTTTTACATCTGACTGTTCACAGCTATATTAGACTTTCAGCCCCAACTAGCCTGGAATGAACTTGAGTGTTTGCAACCAAATCatgaacattttaaaataaaaatacactcATACTACACTTTTGTTAAGTATTGCAACACTGGCTGGTACAATCTGTGAAACTGCAGAatagacaaaacaaaatacatttgttAAACTGATTGACTATAGAACACACATTTAGTCTTTGTGTATAGCGTACACAGCCATGCTTTCACTTGATACTACTTTCTGCAGTAATAGAACATGGAGCTGTGTAACCTGTTGTCACAATGGTCCTATTGGAGCTTATAGACACATTTGAAGAGGTTGGAGCTCAGTAGCCATTTATGCCTAAATCCATTTGTGTCATTTTCTCTCACGCTACCTCCACCCCTATGTCCTCATCACCCACCCACTGACAGGTCACAACAAGCCATCTGGGAGTACAATACAGGGAAAGAATGTCATGAGACTCTTAAATAAACAGTAACACTTCATTTTAGACCACCGTTTCCACTGGTATTTACCTGGTGTTTATTAGGACAATTAGAAACGGTGTCATTGGGTAGTTTATGGCACTTAATTACATGAATTCAACACAATTGGTAACCAACTAGCTGATACATGGATTGGAGTGCTTGTTGTGATGATTCCCAAAGAAACAAATATAGAATTCATAAGCTATTGTCTTTACATAAGAGAGTAATTACCATTTTACCACGTACATTCAAAGTAAATACTCTCTGTACCTAAGGGGAATTGGGAAAATAATTTTGacatgtaaaaatgtattttttaatgtTAATTCTTAGGATTTTACATGGGTCAGttccactagcggttctgggggggggggggggggttatgattatgaacatggtatgcagtgaagaaaacgatatgataACAATcatgtctaatgtaactggcccctctaacagtacaactggccccagcttggcccacccagttgaaatggtctagaactgcCACTGGTCAGTTTCTAGAATGAATTCCACACCCGTCTGTACCGTAAAATAAAGTGCTAACCAGTAGTCTTGAACAGTAACAGTATGTTGACCCACATTTtcagaaaaaaaaatggtatTCCCAGTGGACCTAGcttggtcgtgttcattaggaacAAAACGGACTAAAACAGGACTTGTCCCATAAGAAGCGCTCAATTTCATTTTCCGTTGCGTgctttaatgaacacaaccccggTGAGGGGAAATGCCAACAGGGCTAGCCGACGGCACAACATGGTTATGTTACGGAGAGTAACAGCATTAGTGTAAACTCCAGTGTTGCAGCGCTTGCCAATCTAAACACCAGTGCTTGTGTAAAAGGCGTTACGGAAAATAAGATTGTTTATTATAAAATCAGGCCTTTCTGTTGTGCTTTCAAATGGGGAAATCCCCTAGTAGCTCAGTGAGTAATAAACTGCAATTACATTATTGGTCTGTATGGACACCCACAATGCTTCATATAAAAAATATATGCTTTATTGAAAGGAATGTATTTACAGTCCATTTAGCTTGAAATATACACTTAGTGGCCAGATTATTAGGTAAACCACTTCGTTCACGGAAATGGGTCCTCCTACAGTGAGTTACTTGTcaatggcttgctatataaagcatgcAGATAGGCATCGGTCATTCCGTTATTGTCGATTGAAAGTTAGAATGGACAAAACGAGTCACCTgagtgactttgagcgtggtatgatcgtcgatGCCAGGTACGcctgttccagtatctcagaaacggacgGTCTCCTGGAGTTGTCAAGGGTTTATGGAGAATGGTGCGAATAACAaaaatcgtgcaagctaacaggcacgCTCTCGAAACGtacaactcgtcggtccttgtcacggatagGCTGTTGCAGCAGGCGACCACAcctggttccactcctatcagctaaaaaccagaagaagcggctccagtgggcacgccatcaccaacactggacaattgaggagtggaaaaacatcgccTGGTCCAacgagtcaggatttggcgtaaacaccatgagtccatggccccaccTTGCCTAGTGTCAACGATACatgctggtggcggtggtgtaatggtgtgaggaatgttttcctggcacacgttaagtCCCtcgataccaattgagcaacgtttgaACGCCACACGTTGTAGAATCCATGCACTGaagaattaaggctgttctggaggcaaaggggggacAACAATTTACACTGTGTGAATGGATTTGATGTAAAACTAAATTGGAATATCCCTTAAAATGTGTAGAAACTGGGTAACACTTTACAGTAAAGGCTGTAGGtacaatgatttatttaagcaataaggcccgagggggtgtggtatatggccaatataccacagctaagggctgttcttaggcaagacgcaacgtggagtgcctggacacagcccttagctgtggtatattggccacataccacaaacccccgaggtgccttattgctattacaaactggttaccaacatacttggcgcagtaaaaataaagattttGTCATACACGTGGTTTACGGTCTGAAATACCACAgctctcagccaatcagcattcagggatcaAACAACCCAGTTTATAAAACTTGTTATAGCATGCATGGCAAACTACAGTCGGGAGCTTTAACATACACACCATTAGCTAATGAGCTTTATTACATTACTTGGGTTTGCTCTTCCATATTTGAGAAGGGTCGACAGAATTCTCTTGTTCTCCTCAACCCTTATGAGAGTATTAGGGGATAACTGGATGGATATCAATAACAGATCAATGTCATAAACCTCATTGACAAAAAAGTAACTGGACAGAGTCTACATTATTTTTGCAGGGTTTGGACTCCGTTTGCTGGGTTTTctccattttcaataaattacagATCGTGCCATATTTGAGATCAGTCAAATGACGAATAGGTGTGAATGGAGGAGTTCTCCATTGGCTGTCTGGCTGGAGTACTTCCTGATTAGATGCGTTCCTTTTAGCTCCCCTGGGGCACAGGGTGGGCAGAGTTTCAACATTGACCATTCCATTGGTCATAAAGTGAAAACTCTACCCATCCGGGGTACTGAGTGAGCTAAAACGAACTTTTCGGAACCTTGATTTCtcagccatttcacatgggtctGGTCCCTCAGCTACATCAACCCATTCAGGAAATAAACCATTGGTTCTggtagctcagttggttagaatatatattgaacaaaaatagacACGCAAGAGAATCAAGAACGCAGAAAGAAAGCAGACCACTTCGACGTCTCGACTCTTGTCAAATGGTGGATCATCCAACCAGAATCTTTGGCCTCAAAGCCAGTCCTTGCACCATTGAAATGATCAAGCAGCCTTGAAAATGAACACCATCTACATGAAAGCTTGAGCCCCATCCAGCAGAAGGGGGTAGAATTCCAGACTCCCACACCCCCTGGGTGACCCCAGAGTTGATGACTTAGTCCTGGTCCAGTCTGATTGGGTAGGACCTGATCATGACCAGGTTACTGCCAAGGGTCCGTACGGTGCTGCAGGTTGTAGTTCTGAAGCTCAATCTGGTCCTTTATCTGGTTGATCAGAATCTGAGACAAGAGGATCCCCACCAgctaacgacagagagagagaacacaggaaaACAATAGAGGCTGGGTGAGCAGAGAAGTAACTTAATGTGGTTCCTGACCTTCTCTACACTTCTAGATGACATGCCCATAGAGTTAGAATGTGAATCTAAATAGACCAGGGCTGGGGTCAAAATAAATTGAAGTCAGTCAATTcaagaagtaaactgaaattccaatttaaCAATTGAAATAACAAAATCTACTTTCAATGACTTCTTAATAACCTGAAAAGGAGAAGCTATGTATTTCTAATGTTTGATTTGAAGGAATTGAGTGACATCAATTCAAATGGACCCCAACCCTGAAATAGACTATACAAGTGTGTGTGATGTCTACCTGTGGGATGGCCAGACCCAGGGCGATGCCCCCTAGCATGAACAAGTTGCTGTGGATCCAGTTGACCAGCTTGTCGATGCAGCCATTGGTGTGGATGAAGGCACCAGCCTGCAGGAATGGCAGCCCCTGCATCCCCTGACCACACATTGTGTTAATGACCGCCTGCACACAgacgacacagacacagagacagagacagacagacagagagaggggcagatTTGAATTACAATGCACGTGCACAAGAATGCACAAGCACGTGCATGCACATTGTGCTCTGTTGAAACTAAACCACACTTGACAATAAAGTGGAACATAAAAATAGCACACTTAACTGTAGCATGTCATGATTTAACCACTGTAACAAGTTGCTGGCCAGATGATTGTAATACCCCAAGGCCCCGATCTTTAACCCCTGACCTCATCTttagacagcaggcagcaggagaagggaacagagcagcGCTCTCGGCTGCGGTTGTCTGTGGTGCAGTTGAAGTACATGTTCTGAGACCAGTCGGTGTAGGTGACACCTCCACAACAGCTGAACTGAGGAGACGAGGACAAACAAGTCATTGGTAATGGATTGTATAGCCTGTGTAGTCAACAGCTGTCAGTCTGTATCTGTGTGAAACttgtcagtgtggtgtgtagatGTTGTCTTTTAACTCAAGAGCTTGTGAGACACATTTCTGATTAAGACCTATACAATGAACTGAACTGTTGTTTTCAGTTGAGGACGATAGAGGAACCAAAAAGGGTCATCTCAAAACCTTGGCCAAATCGGACAGAGACCCTTCAATACTGAATAAACAGTAGTGAAACTACCGTCGCTGTACAGTACCTCGAGTTCAACGTGTATTATTTGGGAACAAGTATTACAGTGAGAAAGTGTTGTTTTCCAGGTATACGTGGTCCACTCACCTCTTTCTGACCAAAATCGATGAGGTTCTGTAGGTCAATGTCATCCCTATAATGAACGATGGCATTGTTGATAATCTCACTCACTTTATTCCGTGCCTTaagaaaatacagaaaaaaaagatGACATTTGCTTTAAATAATTTGTTTAGTCAATCAACTAATACACTCAATTGTACCCTGAGCAAGACAAGATTGTTCCCACAAGCAGGGGCCATTGAATTACACACAATTATTTATCCTGAGTAAATCCTGGTAATATAATACCCCCATAGTTAGAAAACAGACCTGCCTTCCTTTAAACTGCGTTCTATGTctttacacacatgcacacacacgcaagcaagcACGCACAGTGGCACGCGCACACTCAAAGTTTACACGTGGTACATTCCTCTGAAAACCAACAGCCTGTTGCTGGGTGAATTAAATCGACTGGTGAAGTGCAGTTGAAGGCAACTAGCAGCAGAGGGCTCTCTGGCCACAAGTCACTGACAAACAGCCTAAAAAAAATTACTTCCTCTTCTAAATATTCATTAGCATTTTTGTCGTCATTATCATATTTATGACCCTTATCTTACGGTAATTACTTAAATGAACTGATATGAGCACTAACTGAACCGATAGAACATTAGAAAACCTACCATATTCAACACTCACAATGTATGAAAGTCTAATCCAAAAGCATGGCTTTCGTTGGCTGCTCTTGTAAATATTGTGAATTCACGGCAAATCTTTCTCCTTTAATGATTTCTAGTTTCCTCTTGTTGTATATGCTGTGTGTACGTTTCAATTACGCAGATTTTATTCTGCACAAGAACTGCCCTTTGGGGACAGTAACAATCTATTGAATTGACCTCAAAGAGAGATGCTGCACTTCTTTAACAAGAACTGGAAAAGGACAGAATATTGGGACCTGGTCAAGGTATTATGATCTAGCTAGAGGCAGGGGTGGAGGAGACGGGACGCGTGGGAGTTCCCAGAGTCAATTCTTAGGGGGAACCGACGTGTCCAGTTTATTATGGGTAATAAAATGCTGCATGATACAACCAATAGAAATAATTCCCCATAGTGATACCCCCGTAATGATACCCCCATAATTCTGTCCTTTTCTAGTGGAGATACAGTACCTTATCTGAGAAGACGAAGCCCAGGACACCTGCAGCTAGCTGCAGCAGAAAGATGATAGTCAGGAAGATGCAGAACTggaggaaagaaggaaggaaggaaggaaggcagaaaggaaagaaagaaagaaaggaaaaagagagtgagaaagaaagaaagagagagcgagagaggaagagtTAATCATTTGTTCAGTCTGAGGGCATGTCACTCAAGCCTTATGGATAAGAATGTATTAGCCTGGTAATCTTTCAGGGGTCAAAACCCCCCATCAGCAGATACTTTAGTCCTCCTCAGGTTATCTCATACTAGGCTATTCAAATGATAGAGCACAACACAGATGATAACTGGCAGTATTTTAGAATGCATCCTTCCTTCCAGCCTGCCTTCCTTGAGGTAGAGATCACTGATTCATACATTTGGCTATGTGAAAGCACAATTTCTATCTTATTGCTTTCACCCACCAATCCTTAACAGATCACTGATTTCTTCAAGGAAGGTAGGTAGGCATGAAGGTTCTATTTATCAAATCTGCATTGTGGGGAATAGGttcctaagtaagcatttcacggtgaagtctacacctgttgtattctgtgaatgggaccaataacatttgattttgatttgaggaTGCTCTTTTAAAAAGAGTTAGAAGTGGGCTAGACCACTGACTGTGTGTAGGAGGCAGATGTTCTCTCTGAGGGAGCCCACACAGCCACAGAAGGTGATGAAGAACATGAGCACCCCCACGATCAGCAGCAGGATGGCAGGGTCCACCGCTAGATAGGCCATGGCTGCCTCtgggagagggacaaagagggagagaagggacagAGAGCAAGTGAAAGAATCATGTACCAGAGAGAGTGGAAAGAGAGAGTATACGTGgcgccaaagagagagagagagagagagagagagagagagagagagagagagagagtgtatgtggcgccagagtgagagagagcgcttGATTTGTTTACAATGACTGAAGTTGGTTCTTATCTGAGAAGGAATTACAAACATAGTGGGGATATTCATCAAACCTTAGAAGAAGTTGTGAGCCGTTTGCATTTTTGACATTCTTCCTAACAGAGGGACCTTTGGAACCACAAACAAAATGACATACTCTATAAACGTCCTGTACTGCCTTGGCATTTCTGCCTTGGTGTTGCGACCAGGGTCGTGTTCATAAAGGCACAAAACAGGAGAAATGGAGTGAAACAGGATGGGATGAGACTACCTGGTCCAATAAGAAACTAACATTTTCGTTTTCCATTTAAAACGTTTAGCTACAGTATGGTGTATGACCTAGGCCTATTGAACTCAGTACGAAAGCACCACTAGAATGCCATACAAACAGCTCTGGAAATTCACACTGAATGTATGCATCGATTGAGTCAATGGAGGATCACTTACCGGAATGTTTCATCATCCTCGCGTAAATGCCAATAGACATCAACACCAATGAGATCATCTGAtaaaatgaaaagaaaaaaagTCAATGTTATTTTTGTTGCTGTAAATAGGCATATGGAGTAGAACGATATGAGAGTAGACTGAATATGAACCTGGACATAGTGTCTTTATGAAAGTATGACACAGGAGAAAGACACTCAGTCTCAAaggaggagaacaggagggaTTTAAACTGTCCAATGCagatgtttttatctcaatatcaaataattaattaccttactgtgattttttgtttttgaccattttaattgaaaacaaaaacACCTTCTTggaaaagagcaatttctcaatcaAAAATGTTTCTAGgattgtctgggagtggtctgagtgggaaggggaaaactgaaaactagctgttattggcagagaggtttggaataaTTTTTTTATTGGTCTATTAGCAAATGTactacctggtgatgtcaccaggcaggccaaaagtacattttcaaacagctcttacagtaaaagggcattatcatattcacaatattattccaacctcagtgtggaaatgtatataaaacacagtaagGAGGTATGTGAGAAAAAGCTCACTCTGAAAATGGAACTCTTCTCCTTTAAGAGCAGACCATAGTTATAACTCTATGGAGCAGATCCACACACTCAGCCAGGCAGGAGCTAGGGGATGTCACTACGCTGAAGTGACACTTAACATTCGACTACAGAAACTTTAAGCTGCTTTTCAGAATCAGAATTTTCCCCCTGGAGACCGCTGAATTGTATAAAACATGTCATTTTTTTGTTTCCGTCTGATTCTGAGGAGAGAGAAAATACCCATCCACACagcagagagtggagagagaggttactgtaGCAGGTGAGGAGAAGTCATCTTCCTGCTACACACGTCCTGCTATTAATCCTTTCTGGTTAAAGTTGGATTTTATCTTtaaactacagtcgtggccaaaagttttgaaaatgacacaaatattaattttcacaaagtttgctgcttcagtgtctttagatatttttgtcagatgttactatgcaatactgaagtataattacaagaatttcataagtgtcaaaggcttttattgacaattacatgaagttgatgcaaatagtcaatattttcagtgttgacccttctttttcaagacctctgcaatccgccctggcatgctgtaaattaacttctgggccacatcctgactgatggcagcccattcttgcataatcaatgcttggagtttgtcagaatttgtggggttttgtttgtccacccgcatcttgaagattgaccacaagttctcaatgggattaaggtctggggagtatcctggccatggacccaaaatatcgatgttttgttccctgagccacttagttccatcatgctggaaaaggcattgttcatcaccaaactgttcctgaatggttgggagaagtttctctctgaggatgtgttggtaccattctttattcctggctgtgttcttaggcaaaattgtgagtgagcccactcccttggctgagaagcaaccccacacatgaatggtctcaggatgctttactgttggcatgacacaggactgatggtagtgctcaccttgtcttctccggacaagctttttttccagatgccccaaacaatcgtaaaggggattcatcagagaaaatgactttaccccagtcctcagcagtccaatccctgtaccttttgcagaatatcagtctgtccctgatgcttttcctggagagaagcggCTTCTTCGCTGCCCTTCttaacaccaggccatcctccaaaagtcttcgcctcactgtgcgtgcagatgcactcacacctgcctgctgccattcctgagcaagctctgtactggtgatgccccgatcccgcagctgaatcaactttaggaaacggtcctggcgcttgctggattttcttgggcgccctgaagccttcttcacaacaattgaaccgctctccttgaagttcgtgatgatctgataaatggttgatttaggtgcaatcttactggcagcaatatccttgcctgtgaagcgctttttgtgcaaagcaatgatgacggcacgtgtttccttgcaggtaaccatgttcgacagaggaagaacaatgattccaagcaccaccctccttttgaagcttccagtctgttattcgaactcaatcagcatgacagagtgatctccagccttgtcctcgtcaacactcacacctgtgttaatga from Salmo salar chromosome ssa07, Ssal_v3.1, whole genome shotgun sequence includes the following:
- the tspan33a gene encoding tetraspanin-33; translated protein: MGKRAALATYDKEFSFVSPVVKYLLFLFNLIFWMISLVLMSIGIYARMMKHSEAAMAYLAVDPAILLLIVGVLMFFITFCGCVGSLRENICLLHTFCIFLTIIFLLQLAAGVLGFVFSDKARNKVSEIINNAIVHYRDDIDLQNLIDFGQKEFSCCGGVTYTDWSQNMYFNCTTDNRSRERCSVPFSCCLLSKDEAVINTMCGQGMQGLPFLQAGAFIHTNGCIDKLVNWIHSNLFMLGGIALGLAIPQLVGILLSQILINQIKDQIELQNYNLQHRTDPWQ